In Actinomycetota bacterium, one genomic interval encodes:
- a CDS encoding ACT domain-containing protein, with the protein MKVSQLSVFIENKAGRVSEVTEILGEHGVNIRGFSVSDTADYGILRLVVDKPEAGLVALKGEGFTVKESDVICINLPDEPGGLAGVLKVVSDAGVNIEYVYSLISTYVVINVADVGRALQLLSDQPVQLVSQDEIASV; encoded by the coding sequence ATGAAGGTCTCCCAGCTCTCGGTATTCATCGAGAACAAGGCGGGCAGGGTCAGCGAGGTAACAGAGATCCTTGGTGAACACGGCGTGAACATCCGCGGATTCTCAGTGTCCGACACCGCGGACTACGGGATTCTGCGGCTTGTGGTGGACAAGCCCGAGGCGGGTCTTGTCGCCCTGAAAGGGGAGGGCTTCACTGTCAAGGAGAGCGACGTCATCTGCATCAATCTCCCGGATGAGCCCGGTGGGCTTGCCGGTGTTCTCAAGGTTGTGTCCGACGCGGGGGTGAACATCGAGTACGTCTACTCACTGATATCGACGTACGTGGTGATCAACGTGGCGGACGTGGGCAGGGCACTCCAGCTGCTTTCAGACCAACCTGTGCAGCTGGTATCTCAAGATGAGATTGCTAGTGTCTAG
- a CDS encoding indolepyruvate oxidoreductase subunit beta translates to MGVVTVMLCGVGGQGTILAADVLAKVAVGAGLDVKLSEVHGMAQRGGSVDTVVRFGECVHGSTTDPGCADHLVAFEMIEAARRLHYVKPSGRLLVNARTIQPLPVLIGLVDAPEGLEPRLDAEEAVFLDAEALACEAGSPKSANIVLMGALSTGLDFAEDLWREVIRARVPAKTVDTNLRAFELGRTTCREKECMR, encoded by the coding sequence ATGGGAGTCGTTACCGTCATGCTTTGCGGAGTCGGCGGCCAAGGCACGATCCTGGCAGCCGATGTCCTGGCCAAGGTCGCGGTAGGTGCTGGGCTCGACGTGAAGCTCTCCGAGGTTCACGGCATGGCCCAGAGAGGCGGATCGGTCGATACGGTGGTTCGCTTCGGAGAGTGCGTTCACGGCTCTACCACCGATCCCGGGTGCGCAGATCATCTCGTGGCTTTCGAGATGATCGAGGCCGCCAGGCGCCTTCACTATGTGAAGCCCAGCGGGCGCCTGCTCGTCAACGCCCGGACGATTCAGCCCCTACCCGTTCTCATCGGCCTGGTCGATGCGCCCGAAGGTCTGGAGCCGCGGCTGGATGCCGAAGAGGCGGTGTTCCTGGACGCTGAGGCGCTCGCGTGTGAGGCTGGAAGCCCCAAGTCGGCTAACATCGTGCTGATGGGTGCGTTGTCCACGGGACTCGATTTCGCCGAGGACCTCTGGCGAGAGGTGATCCGCGCACGCGTTCCCGCCAAGACGGTCGACACGAATCTGCGCGCGTTTGAACTGGGACGGACAACTTGCCGGGAGAAGGAGTGCATGCGATGA